The following are encoded together in the Cyanobacterium aponinum PCC 10605 genome:
- a CDS encoding peroxiredoxin, with amino-acid sequence MFKHLLRNILVFSFIFIASFNFMPSAMALGGIQPSLNESAPDFTLPTNLGDGEVSLHDYRGKWVVLYFYPQDFTPGCTLEAKRFQQDLQKYHDLNAEIVGVSVDDVNSHQNFCDEEGLKFPLLADTEGKVSKAYGSWLSGRSLRHTYIINPEGILVAKFLGVRPAIHSQEVLSELNKLTSVQFKNIR; translated from the coding sequence ATGTTCAAACATTTATTACGCAATATTCTTGTCTTTAGTTTTATTTTCATTGCTTCCTTTAATTTTATGCCTTCTGCTATGGCATTAGGAGGAATACAACCTTCCCTTAACGAATCAGCACCAGATTTTACTCTGCCGACAAACTTAGGAGACGGAGAAGTTTCTTTGCACGATTATCGAGGAAAATGGGTGGTGTTATATTTTTATCCCCAAGACTTCACCCCCGGTTGTACTTTAGAAGCAAAAAGATTTCAACAGGATTTACAGAAATATCATGACTTGAATGCAGAGATTGTCGGAGTTAGCGTCGATGATGTTAATTCCCATCAAAATTTCTGTGATGAAGAAGGATTAAAATTTCCCCTTTTAGCTGACACGGAAGGTAAAGTTAGTAAGGCTTATGGTTCATGGTTAAGTGGTCGATCGCTCCGTCATACCTATATTATAAATCCTGAAGGTATTTTGGTAGCAAAATTTCTAGGGGTACGTCCTGCAATACATTCTCAAGAAGTATTATCAGAGTTAAATAAATTAACCTCAGTTCAGTTTAAGAATATCCGATAA
- a CDS encoding LOG family protein, with product MSLVNSPSLATIKNLVKNLPNTKKSKWLKKSFKTLIRIVEKKELDRLEWKILTGTLKDLERGFRTFSDYKNRRKITVFGSARTPVDSPEYLLAKDFSHAISQLGFMVLTGAGGGIMEAGNEGASSNNSFGLNIKLPFEQTANKFIFNDPKLINFKYFFTRKLFFLKESDAIALFPGGFGTQDEAFETITLCQTGRQPLIPLVLIDKPGGKYWHNWHNYLVENLLARGYIQEDDIKIYQITDNVESACEIITNFYRVYHSSRYIEDLFVIRLNYDLTDAQLQGLNDSFADVLSRGKIERRRPTKSEKDSLNLPQIAFHLQAKKFSRLYQMIQLINTFSCEESPYCLPQYR from the coding sequence ATGTCTTTAGTTAATTCTCCATCATTAGCAACAATTAAAAATTTAGTCAAAAACTTACCTAATACCAAAAAAAGTAAATGGTTAAAAAAGAGTTTTAAAACTTTGATTAGAATTGTTGAAAAAAAAGAACTCGATCGCCTCGAATGGAAAATATTAACGGGAACATTAAAAGATTTAGAAAGAGGATTTCGGACTTTTTCAGATTACAAAAATAGAAGAAAAATAACCGTATTTGGTTCTGCTAGAACACCTGTGGATAGCCCTGAATATTTACTGGCTAAAGACTTTTCTCATGCTATTTCTCAGTTAGGTTTTATGGTTTTAACTGGGGCAGGGGGAGGAATTATGGAAGCCGGAAACGAAGGAGCTTCGTCAAATAATTCTTTCGGTTTAAATATTAAATTACCCTTTGAACAAACAGCCAATAAATTTATTTTTAATGATCCGAAATTAATTAATTTTAAATACTTTTTTACCCGCAAATTATTCTTCTTAAAAGAAAGTGATGCGATCGCACTTTTCCCCGGAGGATTTGGCACTCAAGACGAAGCATTTGAAACCATAACCCTTTGCCAAACGGGAAGACAACCTTTAATACCATTAGTTTTAATCGATAAACCAGGTGGTAAATATTGGCATAATTGGCATAATTACTTGGTAGAAAATCTTTTAGCTAGGGGATATATTCAAGAAGATGACATAAAAATATATCAAATAACAGATAATGTAGAATCTGCCTGTGAAATTATTACCAATTTTTATCGAGTATATCATTCTAGTCGCTATATAGAAGACTTATTCGTAATTAGATTAAATTACGACTTAACAGATGCCCAACTTCAGGGATTAAATGATAGTTTTGCTGATGTTTTATCCAGAGGTAAAATAGAAAGAAGAAGACCAACAAAATCAGAAAAAGATAGCCTAAATTTACCTCAAATAGCCTTTCATTTACAAGCAAAAAAATTTAGTCGTCTTTATCAAATGATTCAGTTAATTAATACATTTTCCTGTGAAGAATCTCCTTATTGTCTTCCTCAATATCGATAA
- the leuB gene encoding 3-isopropylmalate dehydrogenase — protein MTNKYSITLLPGDGIGPEIMAVTVDVLKVIAQQCDLEFSFQEALIGGAAIDATDTPLPTETIEKCRQSDAVLLAAIGGYKWDNLPREKRPETGLLGIRAALGLFANLRPATILPQLIDASSLKKEVVEGVDIMVVRELTGGIYFGQPKGIFTSETGEKRGINTMAYTVSEIDRIAKVAFETAQKRKGKLCSVDKANVLDVSQLWRDRLNAMASQYPDVELTHMYVDNAAMQLVRNPKQFDTIVTGNLFGDILSDAAAMLTGSIGMLPSASLGSDRPGLFEPVHGSAPDIAGQDKANPLAQVLSAAMMLRYGLNEPLAADKIEQAVLKVLDLGYRTGDIMSEGCQAVGCQGMGEALLKVL, from the coding sequence ATGACGAATAAATATTCTATTACTTTGTTACCCGGTGATGGCATTGGCCCTGAAATTATGGCAGTCACCGTTGATGTTTTAAAAGTAATTGCTCAACAATGTGATTTAGAATTTTCATTTCAAGAGGCTTTGATTGGAGGGGCGGCAATCGATGCAACGGATACTCCTTTACCAACTGAAACTATTGAAAAATGTCGTCAGAGTGATGCGGTTTTATTGGCGGCTATTGGGGGTTATAAATGGGACAATTTACCGAGGGAAAAACGTCCTGAAACAGGGTTATTAGGTATTAGAGCGGCTTTAGGATTATTTGCTAATTTGCGTCCTGCGACTATCTTACCTCAATTAATTGATGCTTCTAGTTTGAAAAAAGAAGTAGTCGAAGGTGTTGATATAATGGTAGTGCGTGAGTTGACAGGTGGTATTTATTTTGGTCAACCCAAGGGAATTTTTACCTCGGAAACGGGGGAGAAACGAGGGATCAACACTATGGCTTATACTGTATCAGAAATTGATCGCATCGCTAAAGTGGCTTTTGAAACTGCCCAAAAACGAAAAGGGAAATTATGTTCTGTGGATAAAGCCAATGTACTAGATGTTTCTCAACTATGGCGCGATCGCCTCAATGCTATGGCTAGTCAATATCCTGACGTAGAATTAACTCATATGTATGTGGACAATGCGGCAATGCAGTTAGTTCGCAATCCCAAGCAATTTGACACTATTGTTACAGGTAATTTATTTGGGGATATTCTCTCTGATGCGGCGGCCATGCTAACTGGTAGTATTGGTATGTTACCATCAGCAAGTTTAGGAAGCGATCGCCCCGGTTTATTTGAACCCGTACACGGTTCAGCCCCTGATATTGCAGGACAGGATAAAGCTAACCCTCTGGCGCAAGTTTTAAGTGCGGCTATGATGCTTCGTTATGGTTTAAATGAACCATTGGCGGCGGATAAAATTGAACAAGCTGTCTTAAAAGTTTTAGATTTGGGCTACCGCACGGGAGATATTATGTCTGAAGGTTGTCAGGCGGTAGGTTGTCAAGGTATGGGAGAAGCCTTACTCAAGGTTTTATAG
- a CDS encoding TldD/PmbA family protein: MLDLEKTLENLDINADWIGLRQVYETTTHRIFRDGKPQSNGRKINHGVMVEVMVNGQIGYCATNHLNQSAIQQAAEIAQQQAEKASKWSIFKFNTDIRPPAKGSYQSPITESANLVHPQELNDLLVQICHRLRVSDKVVKATAMAGISDISSHFVSSNGANIQQQFSLVETDYAAIAQDGNIIQKRSDNGMLARCYQAGKDVFNPEITLNRVQQIGEEAVELVFAQDCPNMTTTLVLAPDQMMLQIHESVGHPLEIDRILGDERNYAGSSFVKLSDFGTLAYGSPLMNITFDPTVKGEFASYGYDDAGLKAEKQYLIKDGILLRGLGSLESQQRSNIQGVANFRSSSWNRPSIDRMANLNLESGNSSFHEIISAIEFGVYMKSNRSWSIDDYRNKFQFGCEYAQLIENGKITKTLRNPNYRGVTQHFWHNLIYVGNESTREFYGTPYCGKGEPNQAIRVGHASPVCAFKDIQVFGC, encoded by the coding sequence ATGTTAGATCTTGAAAAAACCCTTGAGAATCTTGATATTAATGCAGACTGGATCGGATTAAGACAAGTTTACGAAACCACTACTCATCGTATTTTCCGAGACGGCAAACCCCAAAGTAACGGCAGGAAAATAAATCATGGAGTAATGGTGGAAGTAATGGTTAATGGACAAATAGGCTATTGTGCGACTAATCATTTGAATCAATCTGCAATTCAACAGGCGGCAGAAATTGCTCAACAACAAGCTGAAAAAGCGAGTAAATGGAGTATTTTTAAATTTAATACGGATATTAGACCTCCCGCAAAGGGAAGTTATCAATCCCCTATTACTGAATCTGCTAATTTAGTTCATCCCCAAGAGTTAAATGATTTATTAGTCCAAATTTGTCATCGCCTTCGGGTGTCGGATAAAGTGGTTAAAGCTACGGCTATGGCAGGAATTAGTGATATTTCCTCTCATTTTGTTAGTAGTAATGGGGCGAATATTCAACAGCAATTTTCCCTTGTGGAAACTGATTATGCTGCGATCGCACAAGATGGTAATATTATTCAGAAAAGAAGTGATAACGGAATGTTAGCTAGATGTTATCAAGCAGGAAAGGACGTTTTTAACCCTGAAATTACCCTCAATCGTGTGCAACAAATAGGAGAAGAAGCGGTAGAGTTAGTTTTTGCCCAAGACTGTCCGAACATGACTACTACCCTTGTTTTAGCACCAGATCAAATGATGTTGCAAATCCATGAAAGTGTAGGTCATCCTTTGGAAATTGATCGCATTTTGGGAGATGAACGTAATTACGCTGGAAGTAGCTTTGTCAAATTGTCAGATTTTGGTACTCTTGCCTATGGTTCGCCCTTGATGAATATTACCTTTGATCCTACTGTTAAAGGGGAATTTGCCAGTTATGGTTACGATGATGCAGGGCTAAAAGCAGAAAAACAATACTTAATTAAAGACGGTATCTTACTTAGGGGATTAGGTAGCCTTGAAAGTCAGCAGAGGTCAAATATTCAAGGAGTGGCTAATTTTCGCTCTTCCTCTTGGAATCGTCCTTCCATTGATCGCATGGCTAATTTAAACTTAGAATCAGGTAATAGTAGTTTCCATGAGATTATTAGTGCGATCGAATTTGGAGTTTATATGAAATCTAACCGCTCATGGTCTATTGATGACTACCGCAACAAATTTCAATTCGGTTGTGAATATGCCCAATTAATCGAAAACGGTAAAATTACTAAAACCCTGAGAAACCCCAACTATCGAGGAGTAACCCAACATTTCTGGCACAATCTCATTTATGTAGGGAATGAATCCACCAGAGAATTTTATGGAACTCCCTACTGTGGCAAGGGAGAGCCAAATCAAGCCATTAGGGTTGGCCATGCCTCTCCCGTATGTGCTTTTAAAGATATTCAAGTATTTGGTTGTTAG
- a CDS encoding TlyA family RNA methyltransferase, which translates to MPKNKERIDILLTEKQLCDTRTTAQKLIRAGKVRVKGQIVDKPGTLVSLDSIIEVESEPPFVSRGGEKLIKAIASFKIEVKGRICLDGGISTGGFTDCLLQQGAKKVYGVDVGYGQVAWKIRQDERLTLLERTNFRHLTPEKLYQGETPADLGVMDLSFISLTKVLAKLWELLITPRDVILLVKPQFEVGKEKVGKNGVVRDYRLQAEAINQVLRHALEIGWQYQNLTYSPITGPAGNIEYLLWLSEDINNVNPTLEQIEQLTKSSQKEIKN; encoded by the coding sequence TTGCCAAAAAATAAAGAAAGAATAGATATTCTATTAACAGAAAAACAATTATGTGACACAAGAACAACTGCTCAGAAACTAATTAGAGCAGGTAAAGTAAGAGTTAAGGGACAAATAGTTGATAAACCCGGGACTTTGGTGTCTTTAGATAGCATTATAGAGGTAGAATCAGAACCTCCTTTCGTTTCCAGAGGGGGAGAAAAACTGATAAAAGCGATCGCATCTTTTAAAATAGAAGTAAAAGGTAGAATCTGCCTAGATGGAGGAATTTCCACGGGGGGATTTACCGATTGTTTATTACAACAAGGGGCAAAAAAAGTCTATGGTGTAGATGTAGGTTATGGGCAAGTGGCATGGAAAATAAGACAGGATGAAAGACTTACTCTCCTAGAAAGAACTAATTTTCGTCATCTAACTCCAGAAAAACTTTATCAAGGAGAAACCCCAGCCGACTTAGGAGTAATGGATTTGTCTTTTATTTCTTTAACCAAAGTTTTAGCAAAATTATGGGAATTACTAATAACTCCCAGAGATGTTATTTTGTTGGTAAAACCTCAATTTGAAGTCGGCAAAGAAAAAGTTGGTAAGAATGGAGTGGTAAGAGACTATCGTTTACAAGCAGAAGCTATCAATCAAGTTTTACGCCATGCCCTAGAAATCGGATGGCAATATCAAAATTTAACCTATTCTCCTATTACAGGTCCGGCTGGTAATATAGAATATTTACTATGGCTTTCGGAAGATATTAATAATGTAAATCCTACTTTAGAGCAAATAGAACAATTAACGAAATCTAGTCAAAAAGAAATTAAAAATTAG
- the trxA gene encoding thioredoxin, with protein sequence MSEVTEVKEADFKEVVLDSELPVLVDFWAPWCGPCRMVAPVVEEIAQQYEGKVKVVKLNTDENPQIASQYGIRSIPTLMVFKDGEKKDMVVGAVPKTTLSNTLEKHL encoded by the coding sequence ATGTCAGAGGTGACAGAAGTTAAAGAAGCGGATTTTAAAGAAGTTGTTTTAGATAGTGAATTGCCTGTCTTAGTTGACTTTTGGGCTCCTTGGTGTGGACCTTGTCGTATGGTTGCACCGGTGGTAGAGGAAATAGCTCAACAATATGAAGGTAAGGTGAAAGTTGTTAAATTAAACACCGACGAAAATCCTCAAATTGCTAGTCAATACGGAATTCGTAGCATTCCCACTTTGATGGTCTTTAAAGATGGTGAAAAAAAAGATATGGTAGTAGGTGCAGTGCCTAAAACTACTTTGTCTAACACCCTTGAAAAGCATCTTTAA
- the ppk1 gene encoding polyphosphate kinase 1, whose product MKTEQIKEQVVNIEEHQYYFNRELSWLEFNYRVLQEALSERTLLLERLKFTAIFSSNLDEFFMVRVAALKRQVEAEVTKLTPDGRTPLQQIQDINKRLRPLVKQQVENFENNLKQELTNHKVYLINFVDLNQEQRKYLNNYFDTNIFPVLTPLAVDPSHPFPHMSNLSLNLAVLVKNPDSGAELFARVKVPKTLPRFVTFPPELCQVSNLDDDPLWVGVPLEQVIAHHLETLFPGMDVQECHNFRLTRDADLGVQEDEADDLLLAIKQELRKRHFAGSAVRLEIHPTMPENIKQMLMQGLGLEEMDIYEIDGLLGLNDLFAFMGLPLPQLKDVPWNGIVPPPFDQFQTLEMARANESDDNVSDEFFAMIRKSDLLVHHPYHSFSATVQQFITQAAHDPDVMAIKMTLYRTSGDSPIIKALIDAAENGKQVVALVELKARFDEENNIIWARKLEKAGVHVVYGIVGLKTHTKIVLVVRKEKDKIRRYVHIGTGNYNPKTAKLYTDVGLISCREDLGADLTDLFNFLTGYSKQQSFRKLLVAPVTMRDRMIEMIEREAEHCRNNGTGRIVAKMNSLVDVQIIRALYRASQAGVKIDLIIRGICSLRPGVEGVSENIKVISIVGRFLEHSRIFYFQNNGQEEIYIGSADWMSRNLSRRVEAVTPIEDPDLMKQLQEILGIMLADNRQSWELQSDGTYIRREAKEGEKELNTHEVLMNMALNSSTMI is encoded by the coding sequence ATGAAAACTGAGCAAATTAAAGAGCAAGTAGTTAACATTGAAGAACATCAGTATTATTTTAATAGAGAATTAAGTTGGTTAGAGTTTAATTATCGAGTATTACAAGAAGCCCTAAGTGAAAGAACTTTGTTGCTAGAAAGGCTGAAATTTACTGCAATTTTTAGTTCTAATTTAGATGAATTTTTTATGGTTAGGGTGGCGGCACTAAAAAGACAAGTAGAAGCAGAAGTGACTAAGTTAACCCCTGATGGTAGAACCCCACTACAACAAATTCAAGATATTAATAAGCGTTTACGTCCATTAGTTAAGCAACAAGTAGAAAATTTTGAAAACAATCTCAAGCAAGAATTAACTAACCATAAAGTATATCTCATCAACTTTGTGGACTTAAATCAAGAACAGAGAAAATACTTAAACAACTATTTTGATACGAATATTTTTCCCGTTTTAACACCTTTAGCGGTTGATCCTAGTCACCCTTTCCCTCATATGTCGAATTTAAGCCTTAATTTGGCTGTTTTGGTCAAAAATCCCGACAGTGGGGCTGAATTATTCGCTAGGGTCAAAGTTCCTAAAACTCTTCCTCGTTTTGTAACTTTTCCCCCTGAATTGTGCCAAGTGAGTAATCTTGATGATGATCCTCTTTGGGTAGGTGTGCCTTTAGAGCAAGTGATTGCCCATCATTTAGAGACGTTATTCCCCGGTATGGATGTTCAAGAATGTCATAATTTTCGTTTAACCCGTGATGCTGATTTAGGGGTGCAAGAGGATGAAGCTGATGATTTACTTTTAGCTATTAAACAAGAGTTGAGAAAACGACATTTTGCGGGTTCGGCGGTAAGATTAGAAATTCATCCTACTATGCCAGAAAATATTAAACAAATGTTGATGCAGGGTCTAGGTTTGGAGGAAATGGATATTTATGAAATAGATGGTTTATTGGGGTTGAATGATTTATTTGCTTTTATGGGCTTACCTTTGCCACAATTAAAAGATGTTCCTTGGAATGGTATTGTACCCCCTCCTTTTGATCAGTTTCAAACTTTGGAGATGGCTAGGGCTAATGAAAGTGATGATAATGTAAGTGATGAGTTTTTTGCAATGATTCGTAAATCTGATTTATTGGTACATCATCCTTATCATTCTTTTTCTGCTACTGTACAACAGTTTATTACTCAAGCGGCTCATGATCCAGATGTCATGGCAATTAAAATGACGCTTTATCGTACTTCGGGAGATTCTCCTATTATTAAAGCCTTAATTGATGCGGCGGAGAATGGTAAACAGGTGGTGGCTTTGGTGGAGTTGAAAGCCCGTTTTGATGAGGAAAATAATATTATTTGGGCGAGAAAACTAGAAAAAGCAGGGGTACACGTTGTTTATGGTATCGTGGGTTTGAAAACTCATACTAAAATTGTTTTAGTTGTCAGAAAAGAAAAAGATAAAATTCGTCGTTATGTGCATATTGGCACAGGAAATTATAATCCTAAAACCGCTAAACTTTACACCGATGTGGGTTTAATTAGTTGCCGAGAAGATTTAGGGGCAGATTTAACCGATTTATTTAATTTTTTAACGGGTTACTCTAAACAGCAATCTTTCCGTAAGTTATTAGTTGCCCCAGTAACAATGCGCGATCGCATGATTGAAATGATTGAAAGGGAAGCGGAACACTGTCGAAATAATGGTACTGGTAGAATAGTAGCAAAAATGAATTCTTTGGTAGATGTGCAGATTATCCGTGCTTTATATCGTGCATCTCAGGCAGGGGTAAAAATAGACTTAATTATCAGGGGTATTTGTTCTTTACGTCCCGGAGTGGAAGGGGTGAGTGAAAATATTAAGGTTATTAGTATTGTGGGGCGTTTTCTGGAACACTCACGAATTTTTTATTTTCAAAATAACGGACAAGAAGAAATTTATATCGGTAGTGCTGATTGGATGAGTCGTAATCTTTCTCGTCGAGTCGAGGCAGTAACACCCATTGAAGATCCTGATTTAATGAAACAATTACAAGAAATTTTGGGCATTATGTTAGCAGACAATCGTCAATCATGGGAATTGCAAAGCGATGGAACATATATCAGAAGAGAAGCAAAAGAAGGAGAGAAGGAGTTGAATACTCATGAAGTCTTAATGAATATGGCTCTGAATAGCAGTACGATGATTTAG
- the sufB gene encoding Fe-S cluster assembly protein SufB, giving the protein MSATVKNLVNQPYKYGFITDIESDTIAKGLNEDVIRLISAKKNEPEFMLEFRLKAYRQWLQMNEPKWAHVGYPAIDYQNIIYYCAPKQQKKKLNSLDEVDPTLLETFEKLGIPLSEQKRLSNVAVDAIFDSVSIATTFKEKLAEVGVIFCSISEALHEHPELVQKYLGTVVPTADNYFAALNSAVFSDGSFVFIPKGVKCPMELSTYFRINNGETGQFERTLIVAEEGASVSYLEGCTAPMYDSNQLHAAVVELVALDNAEIKYSTVQNWFAGDENGKGGIYNFVTKRGLCKGVNSKISWTQVETGSAITWKYPSCVLVGDNSVGEFYSIALTNNMQQADTGTKMVHIGKNTRSTIISKGISAGKSKNSYRGLVKMGNKATGARNYSQCDSMLIGDNAEANTFPYIQVDNNTAKLEHEASTSKIGEDQLFYFAQRGISEEDAISMLVSGFCKDVLNELPMEFAAEADKLLSLKLEGSVG; this is encoded by the coding sequence ATGAGCGCTACTGTAAAAAACCTAGTTAATCAGCCCTATAAATACGGATTTATCACGGATATTGAATCAGATACGATCGCAAAAGGCTTAAATGAAGATGTAATTAGATTAATCTCCGCTAAAAAAAATGAGCCTGAATTTATGCTTGAATTTCGCCTCAAAGCCTATCGTCAATGGTTACAGATGAATGAACCAAAATGGGCTCATGTAGGCTATCCCGCTATCGACTACCAAAACATTATCTACTATTGCGCTCCTAAACAGCAAAAGAAAAAATTAAATAGCTTAGATGAAGTTGATCCCACTTTGCTTGAAACCTTTGAAAAATTAGGGATTCCCCTTTCTGAACAAAAAAGATTAAGTAACGTAGCTGTTGATGCTATTTTTGATAGTGTTTCTATTGCCACTACTTTTAAAGAAAAATTGGCAGAAGTTGGAGTTATTTTCTGTTCTATCTCTGAAGCCCTCCACGAACATCCTGAATTAGTTCAAAAATATTTAGGTACTGTTGTTCCTACTGCTGATAATTATTTTGCCGCTCTCAATTCCGCAGTATTTAGTGATGGTTCTTTTGTGTTCATTCCTAAAGGGGTTAAATGTCCCATGGAATTATCAACTTATTTCCGCATTAATAACGGAGAAACAGGACAATTTGAACGCACTCTCATTGTGGCGGAAGAAGGGGCTTCTGTGAGCTATTTAGAAGGTTGCACTGCTCCTATGTATGATAGTAATCAACTTCATGCGGCGGTGGTGGAATTAGTTGCCTTAGATAACGCTGAGATTAAATATTCTACGGTGCAAAATTGGTTTGCTGGAGATGAAAACGGTAAGGGTGGTATTTATAACTTTGTGACTAAACGAGGTTTGTGTAAAGGGGTAAATTCAAAAATTTCTTGGACACAAGTGGAAACTGGTTCAGCAATAACATGGAAATATCCTAGTTGTGTTTTAGTGGGTGATAATTCCGTAGGGGAGTTTTATTCTATTGCTCTGACAAATAATATGCAACAGGCGGATACAGGTACAAAAATGGTGCATATTGGCAAAAATACCCGCAGTACAATTATTTCTAAGGGAATTTCGGCTGGTAAATCCAAAAATAGCTATCGTGGTTTGGTGAAAATGGGTAATAAAGCCACTGGTGCAAGAAATTACTCTCAATGCGATTCTATGTTAATTGGTGACAATGCAGAGGCTAATACTTTCCCTTATATTCAAGTGGATAACAATACCGCTAAATTGGAGCATGAGGCTTCTACTTCTAAGATTGGAGAGGATCAATTATTCTATTTTGCCCAAAGAGGTATTTCTGAGGAGGATGCCATTTCTATGTTGGTAAGTGGATTCTGTAAAGACGTATTAAATGAGTTACCCATGGAGTTTGCGGCGGAGGCTGATAAGTTACTCAGTCTTAAGTTAGAAGGTAGTGTTGGTTAG